A window of Phycobacter azelaicus contains these coding sequences:
- a CDS encoding DMT family transporter, translating into MQTPLATIAKAALWMTGAIVSFSSMAIAGREAGLSLDTFEIMTYRSLVGVIIVVFALTITRKWHLVRRDRLGLHSIRNLAHFTGQNLWFFAVTAIPLAQVFALEFTSPIWVIIFSHFMLGERMTHVKATAAVLGFVGILIVARPSPETINLGIVTAAACAIFFALTAIFTKRLTRHENIASILFWLTTMQLVFGLVVAGWDGDIAVPDVTTLPWLVLIGFAGLAAHFCLTSALSLAPATVVMPIDFTRLPVIAVVGMLLYDEEVVIWTLLGAIVIFAANYINILGASGKLRPRQRGASQ; encoded by the coding sequence ATGCAGACTCCACTTGCGACGATCGCCAAAGCCGCTCTTTGGATGACTGGTGCGATTGTTTCTTTCTCCTCGATGGCCATTGCCGGACGAGAGGCTGGGCTTTCGCTCGACACCTTCGAAATCATGACCTATCGAAGCTTGGTTGGGGTGATAATCGTTGTCTTTGCGCTGACGATAACCCGCAAATGGCATCTGGTGCGGCGAGATCGCCTCGGGCTTCATTCAATCCGCAATTTGGCCCATTTTACCGGTCAAAACCTCTGGTTTTTTGCAGTAACAGCCATTCCGCTTGCCCAGGTATTTGCGCTGGAGTTCACCTCCCCGATCTGGGTCATCATCTTCTCTCATTTCATGCTTGGCGAACGGATGACCCACGTAAAGGCAACGGCCGCGGTTCTTGGATTTGTCGGCATTCTCATCGTCGCGCGCCCCTCTCCTGAGACGATCAACCTCGGGATTGTCACCGCAGCCGCCTGTGCCATCTTTTTTGCACTGACGGCGATCTTCACCAAAAGGCTGACCCGTCACGAAAACATCGCATCGATCCTGTTCTGGCTTACCACCATGCAACTGGTCTTTGGCCTTGTGGTTGCGGGCTGGGATGGAGACATCGCCGTTCCGGATGTGACCACCCTGCCCTGGCTCGTCTTGATCGGCTTTGCCGGACTGGCAGCGCATTTCTGTCTTACGAGCGCCTTGTCGCTTGCCCCGGCGACGGTTGTGATGCCAATAGACTTCACCCGCTTGCCGGTGATCGCCGTGGTTGGAATGCTTCTCTATGACGAAGAGGTCGTTATCTGGACCTTGCTTGGCGCCATTGTCATTTTTGCGGCAAATTACATCAACATCCTGGGTGCATCCGGCAAACTGCGGCCCCGGCAGAGGGGCGCGAGCCAATAA
- a CDS encoding class I SAM-dependent methyltransferase — protein MSDRHIYDKCPLCGGQNFKKFNEADCSGHDLYHPSLSPVITWNLCSDCRHVFTDGYFTDASNEIIFSKTHPHQSVGHDIENNRTRSAPMVEKVLPFAKDGVWMDVGFGNGSLLFTAMEFGFKPIGVDLRKDCVEAMIQIGIEAYCQDITTLDLSPKCRVVSLMDVLEHVPFPKDFLKAVHRNMEDGGVLLISCPNSESLVWDYLTGSGTNPYWGEIEHFHNFSRTRLYALLEEMGFKPQRFGVSQRYRLGMEIVATKI, from the coding sequence ATGTCTGACAGACATATTTACGACAAATGCCCCCTATGCGGCGGGCAAAACTTCAAAAAGTTCAATGAGGCCGATTGCTCGGGGCATGACTTGTACCACCCCTCACTGTCCCCAGTGATCACGTGGAACCTCTGCTCGGATTGTCGGCATGTCTTCACCGACGGATATTTCACCGACGCCTCTAATGAAATCATCTTTTCCAAGACCCACCCCCACCAGTCAGTCGGACACGATATCGAGAACAATCGGACCCGGTCGGCCCCAATGGTAGAGAAGGTCCTGCCCTTTGCCAAAGATGGTGTCTGGATGGACGTAGGGTTCGGCAATGGCTCCCTGCTTTTTACTGCGATGGAGTTTGGGTTCAAACCGATCGGAGTGGATCTGCGCAAGGATTGCGTCGAGGCCATGATCCAGATCGGCATAGAGGCTTATTGCCAGGACATCACCACGCTGGACCTCAGTCCCAAATGCCGTGTGGTCAGTCTCATGGATGTCCTTGAGCATGTTCCCTTTCCGAAGGACTTCCTGAAAGCCGTGCACAGAAACATGGAAGACGGCGGCGTATTGTTGATTTCCTGTCCCAACAGCGAAAGCCTGGTTTGGGACTATCTGACCGGCTCAGGAACAAACCCCTATTGGGGTGAGATCGAGCATTTCCACAATTTCAGCCGCACGCGCCTTTATGCCTTGCTCGAAGAGATGGGATTTAAACCACAGCGCTTCGGGGTCAGCCAACGTTACCGCTTGGGCATGGAGATCGTCGCGACGAAGATCTGA
- a CDS encoding TetR/AcrR family transcriptional regulator, giving the protein MRKRGYHHGNLRQALVEAALGLIEAKGPTGFTLSEAAKQAGVTPAAVYRHFEGREDLIAEAAKQGFTMFADLMQHAYDKYQPSALAAFEATGRAYLAFARKHPGHYIAMFESGISVNRTPELADAAARARRILEQAAADLSQHIPAEKRPPASMFSAHIMALSHGVVELYARNAPGATSPFSPDDLLESGIMIYLRGLGLIEADKP; this is encoded by the coding sequence ATGCGTAAACGCGGCTACCATCACGGCAACCTGCGCCAGGCTTTGGTCGAGGCGGCCCTAGGCCTAATCGAGGCCAAGGGCCCCACCGGTTTTACGCTCTCCGAAGCTGCGAAGCAGGCCGGCGTGACCCCGGCGGCCGTTTATCGCCATTTCGAGGGTCGAGAAGACTTGATTGCAGAGGCGGCCAAACAGGGTTTTACGATGTTTGCTGACCTGATGCAGCATGCCTATGACAAGTATCAGCCTTCGGCACTGGCGGCATTCGAGGCCACAGGGCGGGCTTATCTCGCCTTCGCACGCAAACATCCCGGCCATTATATTGCCATGTTCGAAAGTGGAATTTCCGTCAACCGCACGCCCGAACTGGCGGACGCGGCGGCTCGTGCGCGGCGCATCCTGGAACAGGCTGCCGCGGATCTGAGCCAGCATATCCCGGCCGAAAAACGCCCGCCTGCATCCATGTTCTCGGCGCATATCATGGCTCTCAGCCATGGTGTGGTGGAGCTTTACGCGCGCAATGCGCCGGGCGCGACCTCTCCCTTTTCGCCGGATGATCTGCTTGAAAGCGGTATCATGATCTACTTGCGGGGGCTGGGGCTTATCGAAGCGGACAAACCCTAG
- the ppk2 gene encoding polyphosphate kinase 2 yields MTLPFDGAISRYFENEAPDAVRSAIKSADKDDILDPHYPHEQRMKRKLYDADMAALQIELVKLQSWVKSTGARICIVFEGRDAAGKGGTIKRFRENLNPRGARVVALSKPTEAEQTQWYFQRYIDHLPSGGEITFFDRSWYNRGVVEHVFGFCTPEQRERFFHQVTGFEEALVEDGIHLFKIWLNVGRAEQLRRFLARENDPLKHWKLSEIDVKGLARWDQYTDAIDETLERSHTAVAPWTIVRSDDKRRGRLAAIRSVLKTIDYESKDTAAVQAVDRQVCGGPEVWHA; encoded by the coding sequence ATGACACTGCCATTTGACGGCGCGATCAGTCGCTATTTCGAGAATGAAGCACCGGATGCCGTTCGCAGCGCGATCAAATCCGCCGACAAGGACGACATACTGGATCCGCATTATCCGCATGAGCAGCGGATGAAGAGGAAACTCTATGACGCCGATATGGCCGCGCTGCAGATCGAACTTGTGAAACTTCAATCTTGGGTAAAATCCACGGGGGCCCGCATCTGCATTGTATTTGAGGGGCGGGATGCGGCTGGAAAGGGTGGTACAATCAAAAGGTTCCGTGAAAACCTTAACCCGCGTGGCGCGCGGGTTGTGGCGTTGTCAAAACCCACAGAGGCTGAGCAAACTCAATGGTATTTTCAGCGCTACATCGACCATCTGCCCTCTGGCGGGGAAATCACCTTCTTCGACCGCAGCTGGTACAACCGTGGCGTTGTGGAGCACGTTTTTGGGTTTTGCACGCCCGAGCAAAGAGAACGCTTTTTCCATCAGGTGACGGGATTTGAGGAAGCCCTGGTCGAAGATGGCATTCACCTTTTCAAGATCTGGCTCAACGTTGGACGTGCGGAGCAGTTACGTCGTTTCTTGGCGCGTGAAAATGACCCGCTAAAACATTGGAAGCTCAGTGAAATCGATGTCAAAGGCCTTGCTCGTTGGGATCAGTATACCGATGCAATCGATGAGACTTTGGAGCGCAGCCATACTGCGGTGGCCCCATGGACGATTGTGCGGTCGGATGACAAACGCCGCGGGCGTCTGGCGGCGATCCGTTCTGTCCTGAAAACGATCGACTATGAGAGCAAGGACACCGCGGCTGTCCAAGCGGTGGATCGGCAAGTCTGTGGGGGGCCAGAGGTCTGGCATGCGTAA